A single Anopheles arabiensis isolate DONGOLA chromosome 2, AaraD3, whole genome shotgun sequence DNA region contains:
- the LOC120893720 gene encoding monocarboxylate transporter 12, translated as MGEESLERSEGKLLQPHVADYSPVRQDHQHPSSQAAAQDDPSQEEEEQNGNDENNSTSAQRSVECPKPNDPSPVQPVDTIKLNKVLPPALTLEPQTDDPNGPSRTHEPEDNAQNQLESNGRAALLPRNGSATICRSISNSTMQPISTKTGQTERYRAPDEGGDPEDGTTDDDYELVPPDGGWGWLVLAGSMLVNILVPGTIKSFGVLFVEFLEAFQASPSSAAWIPALCYFLYSSLGPLSSILSVKYSYRTVTIVGGTFAAVGMIITFWATSVNYLYISYGVLVGTGAGLSFPPTVYIVTSYFVKLRGLANGLCISGSALGSIILPPVLRFLLENYGYRGACLIMGGITLNVWVAAIFYEPVEKHLKRVRKVKPDEDDDGQRAVVVQQRDVILEECESNETDPLAEDRSVANGQTNANPTASQSLLPQGKSASVKPKFAITGDDTPTISTPTLEHKSPDIFRFNPKNGLIDSFARSASAAAVPVSYGRDRDDMLGGAAGGTNQRQRKISTPIKEEHRNLTFTSQLSSNSFLGNEGTLGSYFRLNRLNSTRSGMGQQSGAGQQLHHRPPKRSPSTSSFQYMSTPFHGSTLSTHQPKEFASHLSLRSFGGSVSRGKSSAPAEDATAERNKSDSKMDGKTFFDLSLLSDPSYLVILISNSTNAIGYTNFIILLPAYAISLGFDKSLAAYLLSIVSTLDLVGRIGGSALSDTNLIPKTWYFVGGLSISGLALALLPTVRDYTMVSVFCGLFGLASGTYVGITAVIMADMLGTERLTSSYGISLFVNGILQLIGPPICGVIFENMGRYQPLFTALGFVLLGGSALWGFMPLINRQKRRKAEAAAKAAEAEATTKVLAEHAFDEDDDQPLQLKRDAVDKALIA; from the exons ATGGGTGAGGAGAGTCTGGAGCGCAGCGAGGGAAAGCTGCTACAGCCGCACGTGGCCGATTATAGTCCAGTTCGGCAGGACCATCAGCATCCTTCTTCCCAGGCAGCTGCACAGGACGACCCAtcgcaggaggaggaggagcagaaTGGCAACGACGagaacaacagcaccagcgcCCAGCGAAGCGTCGAATGTCCCAAACCAAACG ATCCCTCGCCGGTTCAGCCGGTAGACACGATCAAGCTCAATAAGGTGCTCCCACCGGCATTGACGTTGGAACCGCAGACCGACGATCCGAACGGACCATCCCGTACCCACGAACCGGAAGACAATGCTCAGAATCAGCTGGAATCGAATGGCCGAGCGGCATTGCTTCCGCGCAATGGCAGTGCTACCATTTGTCGCAGCATTTCCAACAGCACCATGCAACCAATCAGCACCAAGACGGGCCAAACGGAACGATACCGAGCGCCGGACGAGGGTGGCGATCCGGAGGACGGCACCACCGACGATGATTACGAGCTTGTGCCGCCAGACGGTGGCTGGGGATGGTTGGTGCTCGCCGGGTCGATGCTGGTGAACATACTCGTCCCTGGCACGATCAAGAGCTTTGGAGTGCTGTTCGTCGAATTCCTCGAAGCATTCCAAGCATCGCCGTCGTCGGCGGCCTGGATTCCGGCTCTTTGCTATTTCCTGTACAGCTCGCTGGGGCCACTCTCCAGTATCCTGTCGGTGAAGTACAGCTACCGTACGGTTACGATCGTTGGCGGAACGTTTGCCGCCGTCGGTATGATCATCACGTTCTGGGCCACCTCGGTGAACTATCTGTACATCAGCTACGGTGTGCTGGTCGGCACCGGGGCGGGTTTATCCTTCCCCCCGACCGTGTACATCGTCACGTCGTACTTCGTCAAGCTGCGAGGGCTGGCGAACGGACTGTGCATCTCGGGCAGTGCGCTCGGATCGATCATCCTGCCTCCGGTGTTGCGTTTCCTGCTCGAGAACTATGGGTATCGCGGAGCTTGCCTGATCATGGGCGGTATCACGCTGAACGTATGGGTGGCGGCCATTTTCTACGAGCCTGTTGAAAAGCATCTGAAGCGTGTGCGCAAGGTAAAGCCGGATGAGGACGACGACGGGCAGAGGGCAGTGGTCGTACAGCAGCGGGACGTGATCCTCGAGGAGTGCGAATCGAACGAAACTGATCCGCTGGCGGAAGATCGCAGCGTGGCGAACGGACAAACCAACGCAAACCCAACCGCTTCCCAGTCGCTGCTACCGCAGGGGAAGTCCGCGAGCGTGAAGCCAAAGTTTGCCATCACCGGCGATGACACGCCTACGATCTCGACGCCAACGCTCGAGCACAAATCGCCGGATATTTTCCGCTTCAATCCAAAGAACGGGCTGATCGATAGCTTTGCCCGGAGCGCATCGGCCGCCGCCGTTCCGGTCTCATATGGTCGCGATCGAGACGACATGCTTGGCGGTGCTGCTGGGGGCACCAATCAGCGGCAAAGAAAGATAAGCACCCCGATCAAGGAGGAACACCGCAATCTGACCTTCACCAGCCAGCTGAGTTCGAACTCGTTCCTCGGGAACGAGGGTACGCTCGGTTCGTACTTCCGCCTGAACCGCCTGAACTCGACGCGCAGCGGAATGGGCCAGCAGAGCGGTGCAGGGCAGCAGCTACACCACCGACCACCGAAGCGATCGCCTTCGACGAGCAGCTTCCAGTACATGAGTACTCCGTTCCACGGAAGCACACTTTCCACCCACCAGCCGAAAGAGTTCGCCTCCCATCTGTCGCTGCGTTCGTTCGGTGGCAGCGTGTCGCGAGGCAAATCGTCCGCCCCGGCAGAGGACGCAACGGCGGAGCGTAACAAATCGGACAGCAAGATGGACGGCAAGACGTTCTTCGATCTGTCGCTGCTGTCCGATCCTTCCTACCTCGTGATCCTGATTTCGAACTCGACGAACGCGATCGGCTACACCAACTTTATCATTCTGCTGCCGGCTTACGCGATTTCGCTCGGGTTCGACAAGAGCCTGGCCGCGTACCTGCTATCGATCGTTTCGACGCTCGATCTGGTTGGTCGCATCGGCGGATCGGCGCTGTCCGACACGAATCTCATCCCAAAGACGTGGTACTTTGTCGGTGGGCTGTCGATATCGGGCCTGGCCCTGGCGCTGCTACCGACCGTCCGTGACTACACGATGGTGAGCGTGTTTTGCGGTTTGTTCGGGCTCGCGTCCGGCACGTACGTGGGCATCACGGCAGTCATCATGGCGGATATGCTCGGCACGGAGCGGCTCACCTCGTCCTACGGCATTAGTTTGTTCGTAAACGGCATTCTGCAGCTGATCGGACCGCCGATCTGTGGCGTCATCTTCGAGAATATGGGCCGGTACCAGCCGCTGTTCACCGCGCTCGGGTTCGTGCTGCTCGGCGGATCGGCCCTGTGGGGCTTTATGCCGCTCATCAATCGCCAAAAGCGACGAAAGGCTGAGGCTGCGGCCAAAGCGGCGGAAGCAGAAGCGACTACTAAGGTATTAGCTGAACATGCGTTTGACGAGGACGATGATCAGCCGTTGCAGTTGAAGCGCGATGCGGTGGATAAGGCGCTAATCGCGTAA